One genomic segment of Tripterygium wilfordii isolate XIE 37 chromosome 9, ASM1340144v1, whole genome shotgun sequence includes these proteins:
- the LOC120005965 gene encoding uncharacterized protein LOC120005965, whose translation MTSTPFVWALRLEDPPSKFSPPTFIIYDGKTNPIAHVLAYSHKMALWAGRDGLMCKTFITNSRDSTTLDTLFALHLRKRESLKAYASRYSGTYPNFKDCDGKIVVTTFRLGLPRDHKFRETLTMAPPRNMTALQDSIKLYVKLEEDK comes from the exons ATGACCTCTACCCCATTTGTATGGGCTCTGCGTTTGGAAGATCCTCCGAGCAAATTTTCCCCTCCAACTTTTATAATATACGATGGAAAGACGAATCCCATTGCTCATGTATTGGCTTACTCCCATAAGATGGCTTTGTGGGCAGGCCGAGATGGACTTATGTGTAAAAC GTTCATTACGAACAGTAGAGATTCGACAACTTTAGATACCTTGTTTGCCTTACACTTGAGGAAGAGAGAATCTCTCAAAGCTTATGCATCCAGGTATTCAGGTACTTATCCAAATTTTAAAGATTGCGATGGGAAGATTGTAGTGACTACCTTCCGATTGGGTCTGCCACGAGATCATAAATTTCGGGAGACTTTGACTATGGCACCACCAAGGAATATGACTGCATTGCAAGATAGTATAAAGCTGTATGTCAAGCTTGAGGAAGATAAGTAG
- the LOC120005641 gene encoding pentatricopeptide repeat-containing protein At5g43790, whose protein sequence is MRSPHPIFTHPILQLLEKCKTLQTLNQVHAQMITTGLALHTYPLSRLLFFSSSLAFSYALSIFNQTVNPTVFLYNTLISSFCNKKQHIHIAFSLYNRILTHTTFKPNSHTFPSLFKACGLHPWLDHGRALHAHVLKFVEPSYDHFVQASLLNYYANYGKLDVARYLFDEITQPDLAAWNSILASYARIASCVSSEDDIVNLSLEVFHLFHEMQNSEVRPNEVTLVALIGACANLAAVRQGAWAHVYVLKNYLRLNRYVGTALIEMYSKCGYLELAYQLFDKLPQKDTLCYNAMIGGLAIHGHGNRALSLYEKMKLEGIPPDDVTFIVTMFACSHVGLVEEGCKIFESIEEVYKFELKVEHYGCLIDLLGRAGRVKEAEKKVRKMPMKPNAVLWRSLLGAARIHGHLEVGKIALKHLSELEPETSGSYVLLSNMYASIDRWDDVKRLRKLMKDQQVNKMPGKSLLDIGGATHEFHAGDKTHPSSLEIYLKLEEMNKQLQNYGYKPRTNEVLFDIEEEEKEDALSYHSERLAIAYALLVCDSSAPIRIIKNLRVCGDCHSSAKIISVIYGREIIVRDRNRFHHFKDGSCSCLDYW, encoded by the coding sequence ATGCGATCTCCACATCCAATTTTCACTCATCCGATCCTTCAATTACTAGAGAAATGCAAGACCCTCCAGACACTAAACCAAGTCCATGCACAAATGATCACAACTGGTCTTGCCCTCCACACATACCCTCTCAGTAGGctcctcttcttttcttcctctctcgCCTTCTCATACGCGCTCTCCATTTTCAATCAAACCGTAAACCCCACAGTCTTCCTCTACAACACGCTCATTTCCtcattttgtaacaaaaagcAACACATCCACATTGCCTTCTCTCTCTATAACCGCATTCTCACCCACACAACCTTTAAACCCAATAGTCACACTTTTCCATCACTCTTCAAAGCTTGTGGTTTGCACCCATGGCTTGATCATGGTCGAGCCCTTCATGCCCATGTCTTGAAATTCGTTGAACCCTCTTATGACCACTTTGTTCAAGCCTCATTGCTCAATTATTATGCCAATTATGGCAAGTTGGATGTGGCTAGATATCTGTTCGATGAAATTACCCAACCAGATTTGGCTGCATGGAACTCGATTTTAGCGTCTTATGCACGCATTGCCAGTTGTGTTAGTAGTGAAGATGACATTGTTAATTTGTCCTTGGAGGTGTTTCACTTATTTCATGAAATGCAAAATTCTGAAGTTAGGCCTAATGAGGTTACTCTTGTTGCTTTAATTGGTGCTTGTGCTAATTTGGCTGCTGTTCGTCAAGGTGCATGGGCACATGTATATGTGCTAAAGAACTACCTTAGGTTAAACCGTTATGTTGGTACTGCTTTAATCGAGATGTACTCCAAATGTGGGTATCTGGAATTGGCATACCAACTGTTCGATAAATTGCCTCAGAAGGACACATTATGTTACAATGCTATGATTGGAGGGTTAGCAATTCATGGTCATGGGAATCGGGCACTTAGCCTTTATGAGAAAATGAAGTTGGAGGGGATACCCCCAGATGACGTGACATTTATTGTCACAATGTTTGCTTGTTCTCATGTTGGTTTAGTAGAGGAAGGTTGCAAGATTTTTGAGTCTATTGAAGAGGTTTACAAGTTTGAGCTGAAAGTTGAGCATTATGGGTGTTTAATTGACCTTTTGGGCCGTGCAGGACGAGTTAAAGAGGCTGAGAAGAAGGTCAGAAAAATGCCCATGAAACCCAATGCAGTTTTGTGGAGGTCTTTACTAGGGGCAGCAAGGATTCATGGACATTTAGAGGTAGGGaagattgcactaaaacattTGAGTGAATTAGAGCCTGAAACTAGTGGGAGTTATGTGCTTTTGTCGAATATGTATGCTAGCATTGATAGATGGGATGATGTGAAGAGACTCAGAAAGTTAATGAAAGATCAACAGGTTAACAAAATGCCCGGAAAGAGCTTACTTGACATTGGTGGAGCCACACATGAATTCCATGCTGGAGACAAGACACACCCAAGTTCACTTGAGATATACTTGAAGCTTGAAGAGATGAATAAACAACTGCAGAATTATGGCTATAAACCAAGAACCAATGAAGTGTTGTTTGAcattgaagaggaagaaaaagaagatgccCTCTCTTATCACAGTGAAAGGCTTGCAATTGCATATGCTCTTCTAGTCTGTGATTCTAGTGCCCCCATTCGGATTATCAAAAATCTTCGAGTTTGTGGTGATTGTCATTCTAGTGCTAAGATTATTTCAGTGATATATGGGAGAGAGATTATTGTAAGAGATCGGAATAGGTTTCATCATTTTAAAGATGGTTCTTGTTCTTGCCTTGATTATTGGTAA